GGAatcaatcaatatttaatatataaaataaatatagtGAAAATAATGAGTGAATGtaagtaatttttattttataaaattttgctgaatttagaaaattttgaaatataaagaatATTTGAGAGGACATCCATCCATATAAGAAAATGGTGAAGAAATGAAAGGGAGTAGGGAGTATATTTATAAATGTTATAATATTTCCAATTATATAGCGTatattaatttgaattaatttgtttaaaagaaaatttttaatTAAACCTTATTAAATTTAATCATAAAAGAAAATCAGATATGACGGCAATAAAATGCAAATGCCGTTAATCTATCCAGCCATTCCAGAGTGTCGTGATGAAGGTCCAATCATAAGTTGGCACAAAATATCATGGTGTTGAGGGGAGCAGGAGACCTTAAACTGATTACAATAAGATAAGCAAGCGTTTGTTATGAACAGCATTAGAAACTCACTTTCTACTTGTTGCCGGTCCTACTCCTCCTCAATTATTAATCGGTAAAGGACCaccaaatatatattttttacatGAGTGCGGGGGAAGACAGAAAACTAAACTCACCTTACATCCAAAACTCCCAATAATTCAAACTTCTTCTTTAATATGCATATAACACCTTGTACGAATATTACGTCCACTTCGTAATTATCTATTAAAACATATATGCTTCATACATCTGTATTAGCTCATATGTTCTATTTTTAgtgattttatatttgtttactTGTACACAAAAATATTAGTGCTACTTATTTTGTTTGCTATTGCTCCCGCCGACTCTCCCTCAAATATTTTCTTAATCAAACATTTATCACCAAGAAAGACAAAACAGCTCACCGGATCCGGCTTTTCAGATTCTAGAAATGCTACCCCGGCCTACTTCTATTTTGCCAATTACCCTCAGTTTACAAGGTGAGAAACGATAAGCCCAAGTTGTTTACTCTGTACAGTTCGATTCTAGCTCAATTTCATTTAAGTTATATAAGCAAAACTATTTCAAAAATATTGTTAGaagtatttttttaaaatttctggTACCTATAATAATAGATATAAAAGTAGAAATAAAAATATATGTGCGTCCGCGTAGGGCATGGGAGAAGTAAGCAAATTTAAACATAGAGTAAATGACACCAAAAACTTCCATCACATGCATACCCTTTTTTGACTTATCTATTGATCCGCAAATTATTAATAACTTCAAAACAAACATAAATGTATATTTCAATCATAcataataatataaatatgttGAAGAAAATTTTGTAATTTTGCTATAACGATTTTCATATTGTCTATTATTGAGCAAAATTTACAACCCACCGACGTATTCAAAATTAATGAAAGTTGGTATATAATAAAGACATACAAAGACTTAACGGCGTCAGCTTATAACTTGATCGAACTGATTCCCTGATTAAGAGTTCAGAAACTGACTTTGCACTTGGTAGAGAGCTGGTATTTAACGGCGCTACCGACAGCAATCCCACTGTTACGATTCCCGAACGGGATATACGCTGGACATGTGACATGAATATTGTAATGTCCTGAGGTGAATGATCCAACTTTCCATTTCACCTTTCCATTAATCTTGATCATTAACCATATGTCCCCGTTGGACTGGTCCTGGATCAAGGCAACCCCGTTATACGGGGCCACGGGGACGTTGTTTCCGTAAATAAACGGAGACCAGACGTTTGAGTCTTTATGGCCTTGGTAGGTTGGGAGTATGGTTGTGTAGTAAGTGATTTGTTGGCTCCTGTAAGTGGCAAAAATGTCGAGTTTATCGTACAAAATTCCAATTTTGCTGTTAGGGTTACGAGAATTGACAGTGACTTGGAAATTGGACGTGAGGAGATTGGGGACGGGTGTGACATTGAAAGCGTAGATGGTTGCGTCTTGGAGGATGAAACGGGGTTTTTTGGGTTGTAGAATAGCCCATATGATGAGGAAAGTGAGCAGGAGGATGAAGAGGATGACGAGAATGGTACCGCACACACGCTTGAGGATCTTCTTTCGTTTGTCTTTGTGGTGGCTACACTGTTTTGTTGACATGATGAGTCTGGTTATTTAGGTAGGAGATCAGGTGATATGAAGGAAAGGGAAAAATGTGAATGAGTAGATGTCTGATAATGTGGGCAATGGGTGTTAAATAATGAAATTTAGACTACTTGTTTCCAGTATTGTTAATGTTAGCGTGGGGTATGTACGTATTAGCCCGGAGAGATCGTCTATCTATCTAGTTTGTGGGGTATGCGGTCTTTGAACTTGTAATTTCTCGATTTTGATAAATCAATTGTCAAACTGACTTTCAAGATGAGAAACGAGAATTCTATTACTTAATTCTATGAAATGGTATCATTTAATAATGGAGAGGACTCACGTTTCTTATGTTTGTAGATATCACAAATTAAAACGAAATACTTCGACATTGAGAAATGATTTCATTTTGAATTTAGTTTACGACCGTAAAAATAATTTTAGACTTGCGTGCATGGTTCTAAGTAAATCGAAGAAGAGACTTGTGGGTAGCAAATAACAAATAATATTAATTTCATTACAAAATTATAGTAACACGTTCGAACGACTTTGTATAGAGAGCTCGGACCATATTTAAGGGGCTTTCTGGCAATTTGCGAGGGACGTTTTATGCGCTAAACGATTTTTTAACTGTCGAAACCACCATCAAACAGTTGAGATTAAAATAAATAATCCCACAAATCGCGGATAATATCTGCGGTGTGGAAAAATTAAATTACACGGACAGTCCGAAGAAATTAAATTACACTGACAGTCCGAAGAAATTAAATTACAAGGACCGTGGATATTGTTTGGGTTGGGAACTGTTCCCTTATCCGTAATAGCCCCCTTTCTTCCCTCGGTTGTGCTCAATTAAATCACACGAAATAATCTCCTCCGAAAAACTCCAAGTTTCGAcgaattttcaaaaaaaattcaagCAACTCTCTCGAACTAAGGTACATTTCTTCTCTTAAACTTTTATTTGTCATGCAGATAATTTATTTGTTGGTATGTTTCGTCATTAAGTTAAAAATGAGAAAAAAAGAGGGTGTTGATCATATTTTACATCttcataatttaaatatgagTGAAGAAACTAGAACCCTTCAATTTGTTGAAAATAATGAGTCTGTAGATAATATTGAAAAAAATGAAGAGTTTGTTAATTTAGATGAAGATTTTGTTGATGTCGAGGAAGATGAAATTTTGAAAAGTGAAAATGAGCTTGAAAATGATAATCTTGAGAGTGACgatgaagatgataatgtagAAGGTGCAAACTTTTATGAAAATATTGATGGTAATGAAGTTCCATATATGAATCAATTGTTCCAAACTTTGGATGAGGGCGATAATTTTTTAGGGCTTATGCTTTAAAAAATGGATTTCTCATTAAAATTTAAGTAACTCATAGGCGTAatcacaatatatatatatatatatatgtggtcgTCTATATGTTTATAGACTTTCGGGAAAAAGTGTCGTCGCTGAAGATAGTAATGCTAAACATCGTCGAGAGGTTCTTCCTAAAAGTGAGTGCAAGTTGAGAATGTATGTGAATTACCAAAAGAACATAAGTCTTTGGAAGATAACTAGTCTTGAATTGGTACACAATCACAGTCTTATTTCCCCTAAAAAGATGAATTTAGTAGAACGCGAAAGGCATGTGAACACCGCTACCCGTAGTTTTATTAAAACTCTTTATGGTTGGGCGGTTCAAAATTTTCAAGTGATAAATGTCATTGGTAACATTCATGGAGATAATGATAAAGTCGATTTCGATGCTCAACATGTTAGGAATGTGATAAGAGATGAGAGGAAGAAAAGGTTTGAAATTAGTGATGCCCAATTGGGGTTGGACTTGTTACAtacattaaataaataaagtggttataaatattttattaggacCAAAGGTCATGAAGAGAATCGGTTGAAGTGTCTTGTATGGATTGATCCAAGATGTTTAATGGCCTACTAAAATTTTGGCGATTTTGTCGCTTTTGACACGAATTACCGGAAAAATAGATATGACATACCATTTATCCCTTTTACTGAAGTGAACCATCATTATCAATCGGTGAATTTTGGGTTTGCACTAATGTGGGATGAACATGCAATGAATTTTCAGTAGATTCTTCATAATTGGATTGAAGGTGTAGGGAATAAGCATACAATGACTATAATTACGGATAAAGATCAAGCAATGGAAAGCgctattgtggcgccctccaaacccgggtcagaagtttggggcccacaacacatacacacaccatatttaaacatgtttatgaatataataatatatgcaatgaccctacttaccataatcaaggatcacaacagtttaaagtatgtccacaagccacaatcttatttattacaaacgtaccaaatcccaaatttatttatcatacatttgaagtcaaactttattaTAAACTTTTAGCACACACTAAGCCACACAACTTCCGCTAGCTTATTCCACCTCAACCTGTAAACCTAGCTGGCACACTTGACTGGGGAGCCTCGCCATCACCAAATTCCTtattaactggaaaagaacataaacatattttcaagagtgagctaactagctcagcaagtcacaatgacagcaccgagatttaataatgatcaattgaaatgatataaggaatcaagtttcctgataagcaatgattagaattggatattcacttttattttaaaaatcaaggttaggctgctgatcagtcacgcactaaccccgagtaaggctctcagctttgctctatatactggatccaaggcacacattgacctaatACGACCAtaaatctggtctgaccacaaatctggtccatatttaaaaataatccaattctataataataacatgataaacaatgtaattcaataaaatgaatcataaacaacatttatcttgaagtatAAGGTGATTTACAACATCagaaaggtataacaaggtaaacaagaagattgactttcaattcaaggaaagaatcaaagtgtagaaaaccaagggtgcaaaggttacaaggaatggtcttctgctatacaaggcataaaggtttgTCAGATAAACAATCTCATATCAAGGATTAGTATGTGCtagatgttaggtcacacaacactgtagaagggggttgaatacagtgtagaatacaatcaaatcaatttcgaacacaagtaacagtaaacaaatatattcgatataataaactctgttataatggaactgttctctctcagtgatgaacaaatatcacgagagctgctaggttacaatgtatgatcttctcgataatgataacacatatagtgtaaacctatgtctgtgtttatatagtacacagttacaagataacttctaattgatatggaatataattctgtctcctaaaatatatcaatcagatatcttatacaagtcttcttatcttctaactctttccatgcacatcttcttttgtattagtcttgatcttctttcctgtaaatcagcttccttccttaactgttagtcctctcgtacttaagttctgatatccatcttctgatatttatcttctgataatctaagtcctgatatccttaagatctgacttccagtaagtactgattccagtaagtactgatatttcctgtttgttaagatatgaaaactaaacataaaacatattatacatgacatcttaaatatatctaacaatctcccccaacttgtaaattgtgcaaaaatatacaagttaatagatttggtgatgtcaaaaacatttaagtttaAAGGCAATGAGagttaataagactattaactacaactcacagtacttgtagctttaccaacttcactggatcaatctgaatccataatgattcttaacaaaatctcttaccagcttgtcttcagcttttctcagaacttcaactaactgtgctttgacccgcatcagttcttcatctttactatcaccaatttgataaatggttgttctgagagcttgaattgttgttctttcaagtccatcaccaagtgttataactctaggatgtgaagagttttcattataacataagcattttcctttcagaataacttccaccttagcagaattcttcagcataggaatttctcttccatcactttcagtaatcattggtatatactgagaagtctttgtaatagagattctaaatagatctcttatagccttcaaaatgtattctgaccatctttttgtaacatcaaattttacttccagaagatagtgaatatgttgaagttctctgatagacttttttagcacatcagtatcagctagtctgtaagttaatccatcatagagaaataaaatcaatttctcctttagattatccttatcatgagcatctatcataatttgagcagacaacactttgtcaagttgcttttgtttgatttgttcatatggtttgtctatcaacataaaaggatctcttagagtaacttctactcctttttgtatcttttcttcatcagaacctaatcttgctttatctctaggttgcttggatctcaatccaaatgttgcgagttgattcatcataagattggattttggttcaactggagtagctctctcccataacagcttcttcttatcagcaattgtcatcttttccaaattaacttgatcagaatttgttgtttcttctataacccttttgttcttcattctgaacaacttgagcagtgtcagaggttgttttagattcttcaattatctttcttctcttcagaatttgaacagtttcatcttctatcaaatcatcatcatgcattatagtttgatagactg
The sequence above is drawn from the Apium graveolens cultivar Ventura chromosome 2, ASM990537v1, whole genome shotgun sequence genome and encodes:
- the LOC141707892 gene encoding NDR1/HIN1-like protein 1, yielding MSTKQCSHHKDKRKKILKRVCGTILVILFILLLTFLIIWAILQPKKPRFILQDATIYAFNVTPVPNLLTSNFQVTVNSRNPNSKIGILYDKLDIFATYRSQQITYYTTILPTYQGHKDSNVWSPFIYGNNVPVAPYNGVALIQDQSNGDIWLMIKINGKVKWKVGSFTSGHYNIHVTCPAYIPFGNRNSGIAVGSAVKYQLSTKCKVSF